In Deinococcus roseus, one DNA window encodes the following:
- a CDS encoding phage holin family protein, whose product MLHLETFTQWVLGPGHPTLPALLILMLLDVLTRTIVQSIRPRVRKEHFLRTLLKKILLWLMVIAAHQVDLVLSQQQTLRNAVAYVLLGNELFSIVEQMAKAGVPIPEPLRRAIQALRGTETEKPEKPEQAQEKTRA is encoded by the coding sequence ATGCTGCACCTCGAAACGTTCACCCAGTGGGTTCTGGGACCTGGTCATCCCACCCTGCCTGCCCTGCTCATCCTGATGCTGCTGGATGTGCTGACCCGCACCATTGTGCAATCCATTCGTCCAAGGGTCAGAAAAGAGCACTTTTTAAGAACCCTTTTGAAAAAAATCCTGCTGTGGCTGATGGTAATTGCAGCCCATCAGGTCGATCTGGTGCTTTCACAGCAGCAAACCCTCAGAAATGCTGTGGCCTATGTGTTGCTGGGCAACGAACTGTTTTCCATTGTGGAACAGATGGCAAAAGCCGGGGTGCCCATTCCAGAGCCCTTAAGACGTGCCATTCAGGCCCTCAGGGGAACAGAGACCGAGAAACCAGAAAAACCCGAGCAGGCACAAGAAAAAACCCGGGCCTGA